The DNA window GGAGCACACATCATCGACACGGCGCATCAATTTTTGGAACTCGGATTACCAACAGAAATTAATATGTTGTATGCCAAAGAGCATAATCCTTTCTTTTTCCCTTATTCTTCGACCATCGAATTTAAGTTTCCGGAACGCAAAAATATGCCACCTTGTGTGATTACTTGGTACGACGGTTTAGATAATTTACCAACGGTTCCGGCAGGTTATGGCACAGTCGAATTGGATCCCAACATTCCACCACCAAGTAATGGTACTATTGCACCCTCTAAATTGAACCCCGGAAAAATTATTTATTCGAAAGAACTCACCTTCAAAGGCGGCTCTCACGGCAGTACTTTGAGTATTATTCCCGAAGAAAAAGCCAAAGCTATGGCTTCAAAATTGCCCGAAGTCCCTGCGAGTCCATCGAATCATTTCGAAAACTTTTTACTCGCTTGCAAAGGGCAAGAAAAAACAAGATCCCCTTTTGAAATTGCGGGTCCCTTGAGCCAAGTTTTTTGTTTGGGTGTCATTGCGCAGCAATTGAATGCGAAGTTAAAATTCGATCCTGCGGCTAAGAAATTCGTTAATAATGATTTGGCCAACAAACTATTGGTAGGTACCGCACCGCGAAGAGAATGGAAGAAATATTATAAATTGTAAATCAGGCTGAGACTGACGACTTTCAGCTGAATGTAGCAAAATTTCAATACAGAATGACAAACATAAATCGAAGACAATTTATAAAAAATACCGGGCTACTGAGCGGAGGCGTTTTACTGGCAACGAGTCCCTGGTTAGCCGCCTTTGCGGAGCAAAAAGAGACCATAGGAGAGCGGGCACGAATTGGAGTTATCGGTCCCGGTTCGAGAGGGCAACATTTGATGAGTTTTTTGGTTCAAAATCCCAAAGTCGAAATCGTAGCCCTTTGCGACACCTTTCAACTCTCGATCGACGAAGCCTTGAAAATGGCACCAAAAGCCAAAGTATATGCCGATTATAAAAAACTATTAGAAGATAAAAACATTGATGCCGTAGTGATTACCACCCCATTACACATCCATTATCAGATGGTTTTGGATGCTTTTGATGCCGGTAAACACGTGTTTTGCGAAAAATCCATAGCGTATTCTATGGAGGAAACGCATACCATTTATCAGCAATACAAATCCTCCAACAAAGTCTTTTTTGTGGGACAACAACGCCTTTTCGATCCGAAGTACATTCGGGCTATGGAGTTGGTGCATACGGGTGAAATAGGTGAAATAGGCGGAATCCGTAATTTTTGGCATCGCAATAATGATTGGCGTCGAGAAATACCCGCAAATGCAAGCGATAAACAAATCAATTGGCGTTTGTATAGTGACTGTTCCAAAGGAATAATGACCGAATTGGCCTGTCATCAATTGCAAATTGGAACTTGGGCTATGCGCGAAATTCCAAATAAAGTAATGGGTCACGGTGCGATCACTTTTTGGAAAGAAAAAAGAGAAGTGTACGACAATGCTAGTTGCATATATATGTTTGAAAACGGAGTAAAAATGAATTTCGACTCGGTGCTTTCGAATAAATTTTACGGTTTAGAAGAACAAATTCTAGGTTCTAAGGGCACCATTGAACCCGAAAAATACAAGTATTATTACGAAGAAATCTCGCCTGCTCCCGCTTTTTTACAATTGATAAATGATACCGAAAATGCCCTTTTTGGAAGTTTACCTTTTGCCGGTACCAGCTGGGTTCCTGAAACAGCAAATACTAATGAAGGTCATTATTTAATGGACACAAAAAGTGTTGGAGATGGCACCTCTTTAATGCTGGAGGCGTTTGCAGAATCTGTAATCACAAATAAACAACCTCCGCTGATTGCGGAAGAAGGTTACTATGCCACCCAACTGAGTTTACTCGGTCACGAAGCA is part of the Flavobacterium nackdongense genome and encodes:
- a CDS encoding Gfo/Idh/MocA family protein, whose amino-acid sequence is MTNINRRQFIKNTGLLSGGVLLATSPWLAAFAEQKETIGERARIGVIGPGSRGQHLMSFLVQNPKVEIVALCDTFQLSIDEALKMAPKAKVYADYKKLLEDKNIDAVVITTPLHIHYQMVLDAFDAGKHVFCEKSIAYSMEETHTIYQQYKSSNKVFFVGQQRLFDPKYIRAMELVHTGEIGEIGGIRNFWHRNNDWRREIPANASDKQINWRLYSDCSKGIMTELACHQLQIGTWAMREIPNKVMGHGAITFWKEKREVYDNASCIYMFENGVKMNFDSVLSNKFYGLEEQILGSKGTIEPEKYKYYYEEISPAPAFLQLINDTENALFGSLPFAGTSWVPETANTNEGHYLMDTKSVGDGTSLMLEAFAESVITNKQPPLIAEEGYYATQLSLLGHEAMVKEQMLLFPDQFKIDYLNHKSV